The stretch of DNA GCTACGCATGGCGCTCGCCGCCTCGGATCTCGGCATTTGGGATTGGGATGTCCCCTCGAACCGTCTTTATTGGTCGGATGGCGTCGAGGCGCTGTTCGGACTGTCCCCCGGTTCGTTTGCCGGCACCTACCCTGCGTATATCGGCCTGATTTACTTATTGGATCGCGGTTCCACTCTGACCCGCATCGAACTCAGCCTGCGCGACCACACGTCCATCACCATCCGGCATCGCGTGGTGTGGCCTGATGGCACGATACATTGGTTGGCATGGACGGGGCGCATCTACAGAAATGCCGACGGAGCGGCCACGCGCGTGCTCGGCATTATTCACGACACGAAGGGGCCCACCAACGACTAGACGGGAGACACTCGGCACCCCACGTGTGGCCGGCTGATTCGATGAGGATGCAGACTGTGACGTTCGCACGCCGACAGGTACGCTGTGCACGACCCTCCGCCTGGGAGCGGCGACTCGCATTCCATCACATCCTGGGCATGCTCGTGTGGCTGCTGTTCGGAACGTCCTTCGCCTCCGCAACTGAGATCATCATCCTCAAGTCCTCGGATATCGCCGCGTATAATCAAGCCATCAACGGATTCAAAGCCGCCCTCCCAAGCGGAATGATCCTATCCGAGTTCGATCTGCAGGGAGACCTGGAGAAGGGACGAAAGCTCGCACGAAAGATCCGCGCCTCTGATCCGGCTCTCGTGTTCGCCGTAGGCCTGAAAGCAGCAAAGGCCGCTCAGTTGGAGATCGTCGACATCCCGGTGGTCTACTCCATGGTCCTGGACCCGGCGAAATACGGGCTCACGACCCCGAACATGACCGGGATTCTTCTGGAGGTTCCTGTTGAGCGGCAACTGGCCATGATTCGTACTCTATTGCCCAACCTCAAGCATATCGGCACCCTCTACGACCCGACGAAAACCACCTCGCTCATCGACGAAGCCAGACGCCTGTTGAAACCCAACGGGATGGAATTGATTCCGCTTCAGATCAACAATGAACGGGATGTCCCCGGAGGCCTGCGAGCATTACTGCCCTCGGTCGACGCCCTCTGGCTCGTCCCTGACTCCACGGTCCTGAACGACGAATCGCTCCGCTTTATCCTCAATACGGCGCTGGAAGAGCGGGTCCCGGTCATCGGATTTTCGAGAGAATTCGCGCGAAGCGGAGCCCTCTTGTGCCTCTCCGTCAATTACGGCGACATCGGGAGACAAGCCGGCCAACTCAGCCGCAAACTCCTGGACGGCCAACTGTCACTTCCCATGAAACCCTGGCACCCTGAACGCATCGAAACCAGCTTGAATCTCAAGACGGCCAAATTCCTCGGCATCGAGATCTCTCGAGAGCTTGAGCAAAAGGCCGACGAGCTGTATTGATGAAAGGACCCCTCGTGAACACGCCTACGCTGCCCCCCATCGCCCCCCCGTATCTCCCGAGCGGTCCAGGACGCTTTATCAGCCTCCGAACCAAGTTCGTCGTGTTTTTCAGTTTGATTCTCGTGCTCACGTGCGCCGGCATGAGCTGGTATTTCATTCACAGCAAACGACTCGCCATGACCGAGCAGGTACGCAACCTTGGTGTCATCCTGGTCAAAAATCTCGCCCACAACGTCCGCTACGGCATCATCATCGAGGAACGAGTGATGCTTGAGCAATTCATTGCCGGCGTCCTAGGTGTGGAGGAAGTGGTCTATGTCCGGATCACCGGTGCCGACGGCCAAGTACTCGCCGAAAAGAGCAAAGGAACATTGACGAGTCCGCTTGGGGCCTTGCGTTCATCGGAACGCCCCTTCTACCCAAGCCCTGACACGGCGACGTCACTCATCCGGGCCCCCGGTTCCGAGCCCACCGTCACACACCTTCGCCTCACCGCCACTGGAACCGTCCGCTTGCAAGAAGACCATTCGACGTTGCTCGTGTCCACCTCCGGGCTACAAGAGGAGACGTTTTATGATTTTGCCCTTCCGGTGTTGAGACGGTCGGAGCCTCGCCTCGAATCGCTGGCGCTGCAGGCAGAGGAGACCCACGGCACACGTGCCGCCCAGACTACGCCGCAAGCGTTCGGCGTAGTCCAAGTCGGACTAACCGAAGTCCCGATGCAACGGGAACTCGCACAGGCCTTGCGAGCGTTTTTCCTCCTCACCTTGGGCATCATCACCACCGGCATTCTCTGCACGAACCTTCTCGCCCGCCGCATCATCACTCCGTTGCGCAATCTGGCCGCCGGTGCACGGAACGTCGGAGAGGGAGACCTCTCCACCTTCGTAGTTCCCACGACGCAGGACGAGGTCGGCCAGCTCACCGCACTGTTTAATCTCATGACGAAATCGCTGCAGGAACGCGATCACGCCATCTCCACGAACCTCGACACCATTCGTCGCCACATGGCGCAACTGACCACCTTGAACCAATCCAGTGCGGCGATCACCTCGACGCTGGACCTAGACCGGCTCCTGTCCACCGTCCTCCAATTGCTCAGCGAGAACTTGGGGTTCGCTCGAATGGTGCTGTTCCTCTGGGACAGTGAACGGGGCGTTGCAACGGTGGGGCAAATGCTCGGCATGCCTCCCGAAATCGAACACGCTGCGCGCCGTCTGACTATCCCGGTCCACCCCGACGGTGGCGTGGCAGCCGACCTGCTGATTCATGGGAAACCTGTACTGATCCCAAATGTGGACGACGTCGCTGACCGCATTTCCCCTGCAGTACTCCCGATGCTGCGACAGGTGGGCATCTTCTCGTTTGTTGCCGCGCCCCTCCGCAGTCAGCAACGGATCTTGGGATACTTGGGAGCCGACCGAGGAAGCGTCCCCTGCAGCAATGAGGACCTGGAGCTCTTGATGACGATTGCGAGTCACGTGGCGGTGGCGGTGGACAATGCACGAGCCTATACCGAACTGGCGACCCTCACCGAGCATCTCGAACGGCGTGTCCAGGAACGCACGCACGAACTACAAACGGTGAACGAACGACTGCAGGAACACGATCAGCGACGGTCAAAATTCGTGTCGGTCGCCTCGCACGAATTACGCACGCCAATGACCTCCATCAAGGGATTTGTGGAGAACATGCTTGACGGGCTGACGGGACAACTTTCCGAACGACAAGCGCACTATCTGCAACGGGTCAAACACAATGTGGATCGATTGACCAGGATCATCAATCAACTACTGGACTGGTCTCGACTCGATGTCGGCCGCGTCGACATCAAACCCGAACCGCTGGCGATCGATGCGTTTGTCCGCGATGTCGTCGAAAGCTTTCAGACACTCGCGGCCGAAAAGTCCATCACCTTGGAGGTCCTACCAGGTACGGATGCGCTCACGGTACGAGCCGACCGCGACAAGCTGGAGCAGGTGCTGTGGAATCTCGTCGGCAATGCCATCAAGTTCACACCCCAGTCAGGCCGCGTCACCGTGCAATGCGGAACCTATGACGAGCATTTTGCCCAGATCATCGTGGCGGATACGGGTTGCGGCATTGCGGCAGACGAGTTACCCCTCGTCTTCAACGAGTTCTCAAAAGTGGAATCGGCGATGCCCGCCTCGCAAGGGGCGCAACTTGGGCTGTTCATTACCAAGAGTCTGGTCACGCTGCACGGTGGACAGATGTGGGTGGACAGTCAACTAGGCGTCGGAACCCGATTCCATGTCACCCTTCCTCTCGAAACCACGCCGACTACGTAACTGTCGGCGCATTCCTACTGCTGAGCTGCGGAGCGTCATGCTTCGCTGTATCCGATTCGATAATGGCCGCATTGTTTTGAGCAGACATTGCCGACAGTCCGCACCAGCTCCATCTGCACGCCCTACCGAAAACCCACAGAATCAACACATTGCTTATGCGTGGCACCGACGCGCGCACCGCATGTGCGGCACAGGTATTGCGCCATGCGGTTTCATGGCGAATACGTTTCACAAGCCAGCGTGGCCCCATCGTGCACACCGCCATTCTCATTGTCGATGATGATCCGGATATCCGAGAATCTCTCGGAGACATGCTGCTTCACGAAGGCTACATCGTGGAGAGCGCGGCCTCCGGAGAAGAGGCGTTGCACCAGGCGAACCAGAAACGTTTCCAGGCCGCGATCTTAGACATTCAGCTGCCCGATCTGAACGGACTCTCCGTCCTCAAAGTGCTGACGGAATTAGATGCGTCTCTTCCCGTCATTGTGCTGACCGGGAACGTCACCGCGGAAAACACCATCGGGTCGCTCGCCAAAGGCGCATTCGCCTACCTCACCAAACCATACAACTC from Nitrospira sp. encodes:
- a CDS encoding ABC transporter substrate-binding protein, yielding MTFARRQVRCARPSAWERRLAFHHILGMLVWLLFGTSFASATEIIILKSSDIAAYNQAINGFKAALPSGMILSEFDLQGDLEKGRKLARKIRASDPALVFAVGLKAAKAAQLEIVDIPVVYSMVLDPAKYGLTTPNMTGILLEVPVERQLAMIRTLLPNLKHIGTLYDPTKTTSLIDEARRLLKPNGMELIPLQINNERDVPGGLRALLPSVDALWLVPDSTVLNDESLRFILNTALEERVPVIGFSREFARSGALLCLSVNYGDIGRQAGQLSRKLLDGQLSLPMKPWHPERIETSLNLKTAKFLGIEISRELEQKADELY
- a CDS encoding GAF domain-containing protein, giving the protein MKGPLVNTPTLPPIAPPYLPSGPGRFISLRTKFVVFFSLILVLTCAGMSWYFIHSKRLAMTEQVRNLGVILVKNLAHNVRYGIIIEERVMLEQFIAGVLGVEEVVYVRITGADGQVLAEKSKGTLTSPLGALRSSERPFYPSPDTATSLIRAPGSEPTVTHLRLTATGTVRLQEDHSTLLVSTSGLQEETFYDFALPVLRRSEPRLESLALQAEETHGTRAAQTTPQAFGVVQVGLTEVPMQRELAQALRAFFLLTLGIITTGILCTNLLARRIITPLRNLAAGARNVGEGDLSTFVVPTTQDEVGQLTALFNLMTKSLQERDHAISTNLDTIRRHMAQLTTLNQSSAAITSTLDLDRLLSTVLQLLSENLGFARMVLFLWDSERGVATVGQMLGMPPEIEHAARRLTIPVHPDGGVAADLLIHGKPVLIPNVDDVADRISPAVLPMLRQVGIFSFVAAPLRSQQRILGYLGADRGSVPCSNEDLELLMTIASHVAVAVDNARAYTELATLTEHLERRVQERTHELQTVNERLQEHDQRRSKFVSVASHELRTPMTSIKGFVENMLDGLTGQLSERQAHYLQRVKHNVDRLTRIINQLLDWSRLDVGRVDIKPEPLAIDAFVRDVVESFQTLAAEKSITLEVLPGTDALTVRADRDKLEQVLWNLVGNAIKFTPQSGRVTVQCGTYDEHFAQIIVADTGCGIAADELPLVFNEFSKVESAMPASQGAQLGLFITKSLVTLHGGQMWVDSQLGVGTRFHVTLPLETTPTT